A window of Trichoderma atroviride chromosome 3, complete sequence contains these coding sequences:
- a CDS encoding uncharacterized protein (antiSMASH:Cluster_3.4) yields the protein MTLKHKTPAGPRPANTSSRLSYSRPASRVPTATSRSNSSISNSPMLSAASSNNHSHFSYGRNGQAGQTEQKITSTGSYDFLPSVSFDDFHTSIESAASSGEFKPNKYPSPAASRSDVESSSSMADRRLSDRTAVNPNGSATRVGVSASSSRATRSGSILHRPSASRQNSASSISTTSGSIDASTATIGVRARRQSQYPPVSGSGAASKPPRKSIGPGVVADAETVTRSASKRRPSLFSEKTSDMTRTSLDIGSDTTRSFANTTRSAKAKSVVQASPVVSQTNITSLTPEHHRSSSKSPLPGGAGLTPSSGRRASIMPTGHASHATGLGARTISPTDTRRMKRMSMMPPSTSSNQVSNANAPPPPPVSMETRAASRSPSMIPRKASATPSSSRTTPDISRKSYSSGLSVGSTVSFNTVRTSTGSLQPRLPQPAAVSRLPAPKHATSHGSLPSGDEEDVPPVPAIPKAFESPKDTPPAETYFLAKKKASVGTLDSININLNSSNSTTNVSAPTQVETIKLQRKPSVKTAQHTPAAPKSDDKKGGPNKKSLEPLRLPPLNLLPLSIPTAAKVAALQEHGKDNRPMSPPASRQLPKTPTTPMTASKSSFFAKSRYDDNLEPLPPIRSSTSAHRSHHRRTPSIPDATTSSTDSSLVFKDLDTKSSISPFLSSSLPKNETTNGFLKRSKTGSDHTRVNRTLFDEKAPQKPAGPRPPNTDKPVPKSPPPAPPIEQPQTPSSMSTLRRKLSLSWKKGNSKGGIVPPQDVVDKAQGLKQESIPTPRIPASATMNSLPTAKQYGPTVSVPHGLGDSKRRKSSATSLNNTYLSHDRTKSDPWSGKKDVTAADPTTMPPARHPSVMAKFMRPKTSSSGMPSATSYTAEIDKDDIIAEEEMRKLGSRRKETEIAARTLDALKRRASPKERVGPHEAIRIAMLNIYERGEIIDYNDVYFCGTQNANKVVGDLSSDAPNFGYDDERGDYSIVIGDHLAYRYEVIDVLGKGSFGQVVRCIDHKLGVLVAVKIIRNKKRFHQQALVEVNILQKLREWDPHNRHSMVNFTQSFYFRGHLCISTELLDMNLYEFIKAHSFRGFSLRIIRRFTKQILSSLIILKQKKVIHCDLKPENILLRHPLHAEIKVIDFGSSCFESEKVYTYIQSRFYRSPEVILGMTYGLPIDMWSVGCILAELYTGVPIFPGENEQEQLACIMEVFGPPEKHLIEKSTRKKLFFDSMGKPRLTVSSKGRRRRPSSKTLQQVLKCDDEAFLDFVARCLRWDPDRRLKPEDAIRHEFITGIKVSTPTPRLPMREASPVKRYNTISVSRPLPDPPGISSKASVGASPGKPIPAAARRASGATAATTASLNRRTSAGAMAGGMTGMATSSSSSNLPRAAGRIMSGTRDIAAAGATAAMNRRP from the exons ATGACCTTAAAGCACAAGACGCCCGCTGGGCCCCGACCGGCAAACACGTCTTCTCGCCT ATCCTACAGCAGACCTGCAAGCCGTGTACCGACGGCTACCTCGAGGAGCAACAGCTCAATCTCGAATTCTCCAATGCTCAGCGCTGCATCTTCCAACAACCACTCGCATTTTTCCTACGGTCGAAATGGACAGGCAGGCCAGACAGAGCAAAAAATCACTTCTACCGGCTCTTACGATTTCCTGCCCTCTGTGAGCTTCGACGACTTCCATACCAGCATCGAATCCGCGGCATCTAGCGGCGAATTCAAGCCGAACAAATACCCTTCTCCAGCCGCGTCACGCAGTGACGTCGAATCTTCGTCAAGCATGGCCGACAGGAGATTGTCCGACAGGACGGCCGTCAACCCCAATGGCAGTGCCACGCGCGTGGGTGTTTCAGCCTCGTCCTCTCGGGCCACCAGATCGGGGTCCATCCTCCACCGGCCAAGCGCGTCGAGGCAGAACAGCGCCTCGTCAATCTCAACCACATCCGGCTCCATCGATGCCTCCACAGCAACTATCGGGGTGCGCGCTCGTCGCCAGAGCCAGTATCCGCCAGTCTCTGGCTCAGGTGCCGCTTCTAAACCCCCTCGAAAATCCATTGGCCCTGGCGTCGTTGCCGACGCGGAAACAGTCACGCGGAGCGCCTCAAAACGCCGCCCCAGCCTCTTCTCCGAAAAGACCAGCGACATGACGAGGACTTCCCTCGACATAGGCAGCGATACTACCCGCAGCTTTGCCAACACTACTAGGAGCGCCAAGGCCAAATCGGTGGTACAAGCTTCTCCAGTGGTCAGCCAAACAAACATTACTTCGCTCACTCCTGAGCACCACCGAAGTTCTTCCAAATCACCGCTTCCAGGCGGCGCAGGATTAACGCCATCCTCAGGCCGTCGGGCCTCCATCATGCCTACCGGCCATGCCTCCCATGCTACCGGACTGGGCGCTCGAACCATAAGCCCAACTGACACTAGAAGAATGAAGCGTATGTCCATGATGCCACCATCTACGAGTTCGAATCAAGTTTCAAATGCAAATGCACCGCCGCCCCCGCCGGTTTCGATGGAGACGCGAGCCGCCTCCAGGTCGCCATCAATGATTCCGAGGAAGGCATCGGCTACACCATCTTCGTCCAGAACAACGCCAGATATTAGCAGAAAATCATACAGCTCAGGTCTCTCCGTTGGTTCTACTGTTAGCTTCAACACCGTGAGGACATCAACTGGCTCTTTACAACCGCGCTTACCGCAGCCGGCTGCTGTTTCTCGACTACCAGCTCCTAAACATGCTACAAGCCACGGTTCCCTGCCATcgggcgatgaagaagatgtcccCCCTGTTCCTGCAATTCCCAAAGCATTCGAATCTCCAAAGGATACTCCCCCAGCCGAAACGTACTTTTTGGCTAAGAAGAAGGCTAGTGTTGGGACTCTCGATAGCATCAACATTAatctcaacagcagcaactctACCACGAATGTTTCAGCGCCAACTCAAGTAGAAACCATCAAATTGCAACGCAAGCCGAGTGTCAAGACTGCGCAGCATACACCAGCGGCGCCCAAGAGCGACGATAAGAAGGGCGGGCCGAACAAGAAGAGTCTGGAACCCCTGCGGCTGCCGCCTTTGAATCTTCTCCCATTGAGCATACCCACCGCAGCGAAGGTGGCTGCGTTGCAGGAACATGGCAAAGATAATCGACCCATGAGCCCGCCGGCCTCGCGACAGCTTCCCAAGACGCCAACAACACCAATGACCGCGTCGAAAAGTTCGTTTTTCGCAAAATCGCGATATGATGACAACTTGGAACCACTGCCGCCCATACGAAGCAGTACCTCAGCTCATCGATCCCACCACCGCCGAACCCCAAGCATACCAGATGCGACAACATCTTCCACTGATTCTTCGCTGGTTTTCAAAGATTTAGACACCAAATCCAGCATCTCACCGTTCCTATCTTCGTCTCTTCCCAAAAACGAAACCACGAATGGATTCCTCAAGCGTTCAAAAACTGGTTCTGATCACACACGCGTCAATCGGACGCTTTTTGATGAAAAGGCGCCTCAGAAACCTGCTGGACCACGCCCACCAAACACAGACAAGCCTGTTCCCAAGTCTCCTCCGCCGGCTCCACCTATTGAGCAGCCTCAAACACCGTCTTCAATGAGTACGCTGAGGAGAAAGTTGAGTTTGTCTTGGAAGAAGGGCAACTCAAAGGGAGGCATTGTCCCACCCCAGGATGTCGTAGACAAGGCGCAAGGTCTGAAACAGGAGAGCATACCGACTCCTCGCATACCCGCATCTGCCACAATGAACTCTCTCCCGACCGCGAAGCAATATGGCCCTACTGTATCTGTTCCTCATGGGCTTGGCGAttcgaagagaagaaagagctcCGCCACTAGCTTGAACAATACTTACCTCTCCCATGATAGAACTAAGAGCGATCCCTGGAGCGGCAAGAAGGATGTCACTGCGGCCGATCCTACAACCATGCCACCAGCTCGCCATCCGTCTGTCATGGCTAAATTCATGAGACCAAAGACGTCTTCCAGCGGCATGCCCAGCGCGACTTCGTATACTGCCGAAATTGACAAGGACGATATTATTGCGGAGGAGGAAATGCGTAAACTGGGATCTCGACGCAAAGAAACGGAAATTGCGGCTAGAACCCTCGATGctttgaaaagaagagcctCGCCCAAAGAGCGGGTTGGTCCTCATGAGGCAATCCGCATTGCTATGCTCAACATTTATGAACGGGGCGAGATTATCGATTACAACGACGTGTATTTCTGCGGCACTCAGAATGCCAACAAGGTGGTGGGCGATCTGTCATCGGATGCCCCGAACTTTGGCTACGATGATGAGCGTGGAGACTATTCGATTGTGATTGGTGACCACCTTGCATATAGATATGAAGTCATTGATGTCCTCGGAAAGGGAAGCTTTGGTCAAGTTGTCCGGTGCATCGACCACAAACTTGGCgttctcgtcgccgtcaagATTATCAGGAACAAGAAGAGGTTCCATCAGCAAGCCCTTGTTGAGGTTAACATCCTGCAAAAGCTTCGCGAGTGG GATCCTCACAACAGGCATAGCATGGTAAACTTTACCCAAAGCTTTTACTTCCGTGGCCATCTTTGTATATCTACGGAACTTTTGGACATGAATCTTTACGAATTTATCAAGGCCCATTCCTTTAGAGGATTCTCCTTGCGCATCATCAGGCGCTTCACCAAGCAGATCCTCAGCTCTCTGATTATactgaagcagaagaaggtaATTCACTGCGATCTTAAACCAGAGAACATTCTGCTGCGCCATCCGCTCCACGCTGAAATCAAAGTCATTGACTTTGGCTCGAGCTGTTTTGAAAGCGAAAAGGTTTATACCTATATTCAATCTCGATTCTACCGGTCACCAGAAGTCATATTGGGCATGACCTATGGCCTACCTATTGACATGTGGAGTGTGGGATGTATTCTCGCTGAGCTGTACACTGGTGTTCCCATTTTCCCTGGTGAGAACGAGCAGGAACAGCTGGCATGCATTATGGAGGTCTTTGGCCCCCCTGAGAAGCACCTCATTGAAAAGAGCACAAGAAAGAAGCTCTTTTTCGATTCCATGGGCAAGCCCCGGTTAACAGTCTCCTCCAAAGGCCGCAGGCGACGCCCGTCATCCAAGACTTTACAACAGGTCCTGAAGTGTGATGACGAGGCGTTCCTGGATTTCGTTGCCCGATGTCTCAGATGGGACCCCGACCGCCGGTTGAAACCTGAGGATGCCATCAGGCATGAGTTCATCACCGGCATAAAGGTGTCCACCCCTACCCCTCGTTTACCGATGCGCGAAGCATCCCCCGTGAAACGCTACAACACGATATCAGTGTCTCGTCCTCTACCTGATCCGCCTGGTATTTCAAGCAAGGCAAGCGTGGGCGCCAGCCCTGGAAAACCCATTCCTGCCGCGGCACGCAGAGCTTCAGGGGCTACGGCCGCCACAACGGCAAGTCTAAACAGGCGAACGAGTGCTGGAGCCATGGCAGGGGGTATGACGGGCATGGCTACTTCATCAAGCTCGAGCAATCTGCCACGGGCTGCGGGCCGGATTATGAGTGGAACTCGGGATATCGCTGCCGCGGGCGCAACTGCAGCTATGAATCGACGACCTTAG
- a CDS encoding uncharacterized protein (antiSMASH:Cluster_3.4), whose amino-acid sequence MLSAASSNNHSHFSYGRNGQAGQTEQKITSTGSYDFLPSVSFDDFHTSIESAASSGEFKPNKYPSPAASRSDVESSSSMADRRLSDRTAVNPNGSATRVGVSASSSRATRSGSILHRPSASRQNSASSISTTSGSIDASTATIGVRARRQSQYPPVSGSGAASKPPRKSIGPGVVADAETVTRSASKRRPSLFSEKTSDMTRTSLDIGSDTTRSFANTTRSAKAKSVVQASPVVSQTNITSLTPEHHRSSSKSPLPGGAGLTPSSGRRASIMPTGHASHATGLGARTISPTDTRRMKRMSMMPPSTSSNQVSNANAPPPPPVSMETRAASRSPSMIPRKASATPSSSRTTPDISRKSYSSGLSVGSTVSFNTVRTSTGSLQPRLPQPAAVSRLPAPKHATSHGSLPSGDEEDVPPVPAIPKAFESPKDTPPAETYFLAKKKASVGTLDSININLNSSNSTTNVSAPTQVETIKLQRKPSVKTAQHTPAAPKSDDKKGGPNKKSLEPLRLPPLNLLPLSIPTAAKVAALQEHGKDNRPMSPPASRQLPKTPTTPMTASKSSFFAKSRYDDNLEPLPPIRSSTSAHRSHHRRTPSIPDATTSSTDSSLVFKDLDTKSSISPFLSSSLPKNETTNGFLKRSKTGSDHTRVNRTLFDEKAPQKPAGPRPPNTDKPVPKSPPPAPPIEQPQTPSSMSTLRRKLSLSWKKGNSKGGIVPPQDVVDKAQGLKQESIPTPRIPASATMNSLPTAKQYGPTVSVPHGLGDSKRRKSSATSLNNTYLSHDRTKSDPWSGKKDVTAADPTTMPPARHPSVMAKFMRPKTSSSGMPSATSYTAEIDKDDIIAEEEMRKLGSRRKETEIAARTLDALKRRASPKERVGPHEAIRIAMLNIYERGEIIDYNDVYFCGTQNANKVVGDLSSDAPNFGYDDERGDYSIVIGDHLAYRYEVIDVLGKGSFGQVVRCIDHKLGVLVAVKIIRNKKRFHQQALVEVNILQKLREWDPHNRHSMVNFTQSFYFRGHLCISTELLDMNLYEFIKAHSFRGFSLRIIRRFTKQILSSLIILKQKKVIHCDLKPENILLRHPLHAEIKVIDFGSSCFESEKVYTYIQSRFYRSPEVILGMTYGLPIDMWSVGCILAELYTGVPIFPGENEQEQLACIMEVFGPPEKHLIEKSTRKKLFFDSMGKPRLTVSSKGRRRRPSSKTLQQVLKCDDEAFLDFVARCLRWDPDRRLKPEDAIRHEFITGIKVSTPTPRLPMREASPVKRYNTISVSRPLPDPPGISSKASVGASPGKPIPAAARRASGATAATTASLNRRTSAGAMAGGMTGMATSSSSSNLPRAAGRIMSGTRDIAAAGATAAMNRRP is encoded by the exons ATGCTCAGCGCTGCATCTTCCAACAACCACTCGCATTTTTCCTACGGTCGAAATGGACAGGCAGGCCAGACAGAGCAAAAAATCACTTCTACCGGCTCTTACGATTTCCTGCCCTCTGTGAGCTTCGACGACTTCCATACCAGCATCGAATCCGCGGCATCTAGCGGCGAATTCAAGCCGAACAAATACCCTTCTCCAGCCGCGTCACGCAGTGACGTCGAATCTTCGTCAAGCATGGCCGACAGGAGATTGTCCGACAGGACGGCCGTCAACCCCAATGGCAGTGCCACGCGCGTGGGTGTTTCAGCCTCGTCCTCTCGGGCCACCAGATCGGGGTCCATCCTCCACCGGCCAAGCGCGTCGAGGCAGAACAGCGCCTCGTCAATCTCAACCACATCCGGCTCCATCGATGCCTCCACAGCAACTATCGGGGTGCGCGCTCGTCGCCAGAGCCAGTATCCGCCAGTCTCTGGCTCAGGTGCCGCTTCTAAACCCCCTCGAAAATCCATTGGCCCTGGCGTCGTTGCCGACGCGGAAACAGTCACGCGGAGCGCCTCAAAACGCCGCCCCAGCCTCTTCTCCGAAAAGACCAGCGACATGACGAGGACTTCCCTCGACATAGGCAGCGATACTACCCGCAGCTTTGCCAACACTACTAGGAGCGCCAAGGCCAAATCGGTGGTACAAGCTTCTCCAGTGGTCAGCCAAACAAACATTACTTCGCTCACTCCTGAGCACCACCGAAGTTCTTCCAAATCACCGCTTCCAGGCGGCGCAGGATTAACGCCATCCTCAGGCCGTCGGGCCTCCATCATGCCTACCGGCCATGCCTCCCATGCTACCGGACTGGGCGCTCGAACCATAAGCCCAACTGACACTAGAAGAATGAAGCGTATGTCCATGATGCCACCATCTACGAGTTCGAATCAAGTTTCAAATGCAAATGCACCGCCGCCCCCGCCGGTTTCGATGGAGACGCGAGCCGCCTCCAGGTCGCCATCAATGATTCCGAGGAAGGCATCGGCTACACCATCTTCGTCCAGAACAACGCCAGATATTAGCAGAAAATCATACAGCTCAGGTCTCTCCGTTGGTTCTACTGTTAGCTTCAACACCGTGAGGACATCAACTGGCTCTTTACAACCGCGCTTACCGCAGCCGGCTGCTGTTTCTCGACTACCAGCTCCTAAACATGCTACAAGCCACGGTTCCCTGCCATcgggcgatgaagaagatgtcccCCCTGTTCCTGCAATTCCCAAAGCATTCGAATCTCCAAAGGATACTCCCCCAGCCGAAACGTACTTTTTGGCTAAGAAGAAGGCTAGTGTTGGGACTCTCGATAGCATCAACATTAatctcaacagcagcaactctACCACGAATGTTTCAGCGCCAACTCAAGTAGAAACCATCAAATTGCAACGCAAGCCGAGTGTCAAGACTGCGCAGCATACACCAGCGGCGCCCAAGAGCGACGATAAGAAGGGCGGGCCGAACAAGAAGAGTCTGGAACCCCTGCGGCTGCCGCCTTTGAATCTTCTCCCATTGAGCATACCCACCGCAGCGAAGGTGGCTGCGTTGCAGGAACATGGCAAAGATAATCGACCCATGAGCCCGCCGGCCTCGCGACAGCTTCCCAAGACGCCAACAACACCAATGACCGCGTCGAAAAGTTCGTTTTTCGCAAAATCGCGATATGATGACAACTTGGAACCACTGCCGCCCATACGAAGCAGTACCTCAGCTCATCGATCCCACCACCGCCGAACCCCAAGCATACCAGATGCGACAACATCTTCCACTGATTCTTCGCTGGTTTTCAAAGATTTAGACACCAAATCCAGCATCTCACCGTTCCTATCTTCGTCTCTTCCCAAAAACGAAACCACGAATGGATTCCTCAAGCGTTCAAAAACTGGTTCTGATCACACACGCGTCAATCGGACGCTTTTTGATGAAAAGGCGCCTCAGAAACCTGCTGGACCACGCCCACCAAACACAGACAAGCCTGTTCCCAAGTCTCCTCCGCCGGCTCCACCTATTGAGCAGCCTCAAACACCGTCTTCAATGAGTACGCTGAGGAGAAAGTTGAGTTTGTCTTGGAAGAAGGGCAACTCAAAGGGAGGCATTGTCCCACCCCAGGATGTCGTAGACAAGGCGCAAGGTCTGAAACAGGAGAGCATACCGACTCCTCGCATACCCGCATCTGCCACAATGAACTCTCTCCCGACCGCGAAGCAATATGGCCCTACTGTATCTGTTCCTCATGGGCTTGGCGAttcgaagagaagaaagagctcCGCCACTAGCTTGAACAATACTTACCTCTCCCATGATAGAACTAAGAGCGATCCCTGGAGCGGCAAGAAGGATGTCACTGCGGCCGATCCTACAACCATGCCACCAGCTCGCCATCCGTCTGTCATGGCTAAATTCATGAGACCAAAGACGTCTTCCAGCGGCATGCCCAGCGCGACTTCGTATACTGCCGAAATTGACAAGGACGATATTATTGCGGAGGAGGAAATGCGTAAACTGGGATCTCGACGCAAAGAAACGGAAATTGCGGCTAGAACCCTCGATGctttgaaaagaagagcctCGCCCAAAGAGCGGGTTGGTCCTCATGAGGCAATCCGCATTGCTATGCTCAACATTTATGAACGGGGCGAGATTATCGATTACAACGACGTGTATTTCTGCGGCACTCAGAATGCCAACAAGGTGGTGGGCGATCTGTCATCGGATGCCCCGAACTTTGGCTACGATGATGAGCGTGGAGACTATTCGATTGTGATTGGTGACCACCTTGCATATAGATATGAAGTCATTGATGTCCTCGGAAAGGGAAGCTTTGGTCAAGTTGTCCGGTGCATCGACCACAAACTTGGCgttctcgtcgccgtcaagATTATCAGGAACAAGAAGAGGTTCCATCAGCAAGCCCTTGTTGAGGTTAACATCCTGCAAAAGCTTCGCGAGTGG GATCCTCACAACAGGCATAGCATGGTAAACTTTACCCAAAGCTTTTACTTCCGTGGCCATCTTTGTATATCTACGGAACTTTTGGACATGAATCTTTACGAATTTATCAAGGCCCATTCCTTTAGAGGATTCTCCTTGCGCATCATCAGGCGCTTCACCAAGCAGATCCTCAGCTCTCTGATTATactgaagcagaagaaggtaATTCACTGCGATCTTAAACCAGAGAACATTCTGCTGCGCCATCCGCTCCACGCTGAAATCAAAGTCATTGACTTTGGCTCGAGCTGTTTTGAAAGCGAAAAGGTTTATACCTATATTCAATCTCGATTCTACCGGTCACCAGAAGTCATATTGGGCATGACCTATGGCCTACCTATTGACATGTGGAGTGTGGGATGTATTCTCGCTGAGCTGTACACTGGTGTTCCCATTTTCCCTGGTGAGAACGAGCAGGAACAGCTGGCATGCATTATGGAGGTCTTTGGCCCCCCTGAGAAGCACCTCATTGAAAAGAGCACAAGAAAGAAGCTCTTTTTCGATTCCATGGGCAAGCCCCGGTTAACAGTCTCCTCCAAAGGCCGCAGGCGACGCCCGTCATCCAAGACTTTACAACAGGTCCTGAAGTGTGATGACGAGGCGTTCCTGGATTTCGTTGCCCGATGTCTCAGATGGGACCCCGACCGCCGGTTGAAACCTGAGGATGCCATCAGGCATGAGTTCATCACCGGCATAAAGGTGTCCACCCCTACCCCTCGTTTACCGATGCGCGAAGCATCCCCCGTGAAACGCTACAACACGATATCAGTGTCTCGTCCTCTACCTGATCCGCCTGGTATTTCAAGCAAGGCAAGCGTGGGCGCCAGCCCTGGAAAACCCATTCCTGCCGCGGCACGCAGAGCTTCAGGGGCTACGGCCGCCACAACGGCAAGTCTAAACAGGCGAACGAGTGCTGGAGCCATGGCAGGGGGTATGACGGGCATGGCTACTTCATCAAGCTCGAGCAATCTGCCACGGGCTGCGGGCCGGATTATGAGTGGAACTCGGGATATCGCTGCCGCGGGCGCAACTGCAGCTATGAATCGACGACCTTAG